In Primulina huaijiensis isolate GDHJ02 chromosome 6, ASM1229523v2, whole genome shotgun sequence, a single window of DNA contains:
- the LOC140978659 gene encoding uncharacterized protein isoform X2 yields MKGKQRYNHTMSRRGYARLAHIMEKTSSADIPITRTKVWVEGHKKKNGQLSGEAVGEKMKEIEECAPESQNTTNIAEDAISLVFGKEIRGRVRGMGFGVTPSKVGASLQQNETFKQLQSMMHNLQQEVQQMRLIVFQNMRQQNEQEQVGSGGSIGIGNDIGSGCDINRPKKSGNADNVNQHQVASRIQR; encoded by the exons ATGAAGGGAAAGCAAAGATACAACCACACAATGAGCAGGAGAGGTTATGCCCGTTTGGCTCACATTAtg GAGAAAACAAGTTCTGCTGATATACCAATTACAAGAACAAAAGTATGGGTGGAAGGCCATAAGAAGAAAAATGGACAACTTAGTGGTGAAGCTGTTGGAGAAAAAATg aaagaaatagaagaatgTGCACCTGAATCTCAAAACACTACTAACATTGCTGAGGATGCAATTAGCCTTGTATTTGGGAAGGAAATTCGAGGTAGAGTGCGTGGAATGGGCTTTGGAGTTACACCTTCAAAAGTTGGAGCATCTTTGCAACAAAATGAAACTTTTAAACAACTTCAAAGTATGATGCACAACCTTCAACAAGAAGTGCAACAAATGAGGTTAATTGTTTTCCAAAATATGAGGCAACAAAATGAGCAAGAACAG GTTGGTAGTGGTGGCAGTATTGGGATTGGGAATGATATTGGCAGCGGCTGTGATATCAATCGTCCCAAAAAAAGTGGTAATGCTGATAATGTGAACCAACATCAAGTTGCATCTCGG ATCCAACGGTAA
- the LOC140978658 gene encoding uncharacterized protein: MFNLKAILMWTINDFPAYGNLAGCATKGKFGCPICGEDICSMWLKYSRKFSYLGHRRFLAPDHPFREKKKWFNGKKERKGKPRPFTDLEILNEVKVIENDWGKKKRSKNINNAKKKRKTHDSSKNVQKSDQMWKKKSNFFSLPYWSGLLLRHNLDMMHVEKNVCENIIGTLLNVKKKSKDGVNARKDLMHLNIRKELHPQEKGENMYHLPAAPYKLSKKEMNAFFSRLKKIKLPDGYSSNIGNCVSLEDNKLIGLKSHDCHVLMQQLLSVALRNLLPKGPCSALFLLCAFYNELCQRVLDRNRLEQLEENIAETLCMLEKYFSPVFFTISVHLTIHLAREARLCGPVQFRWMYPFERFMKTLKEYVKNRARP, from the exons ATGTTCAATCTGAAGGCTATATTGATGTGGACAATCAATGATTTTCCAGCTTATGGTAACCTAGCTGGATGTGCCACAAAAGGGAAATTTGGTTGCCCAATATGTGGTGAAGACATATGTTCTATGTGGCTTAAGTACAGTAGAAAGTTTTCATACTTAGGCCACCGAAGATTTCTTGCACCTGATCATCCATTTCGTGAGAAAAAGAAATGGTTTAATgggaaaaaagagagaaaaggaAAACCGAGGCCTTTTACTGATTTAGAAATTCTCAATGAGGTAAAAGTCATTGAAAATGACTggggaaaaaagaaaaggagTAAGAATATCAATAAtgcaaagaaaaagagaaagacACATGATAGTTcaaaaaatgtacaaaaatCAGATCAAATGTGGAAGAAGAAGTCAAATTTTTTCAGTTTGCCATACTGGAGT GGACTGCTGCTACGTCATAACTTAGATATGATGCATGTTGAAAAGAATGTCTGCGAAAATATCATAGGCACATTGTTAAATGTGAAGAAAAAATCCAAAGATGGTGTGAATGCTCGCAAAGATTTGATGCACTTAAACATTAGAAAAGAATTACATCCTCAAGAGAAAGGTGAAAATATGTATCACTTGCCTGCTGCACCTTACAAATTGTCTAAAAAAGAGATGAATGCATTTTTCTCTAGattgaagaaaataaagttaCCCGATGGCTATAGCTCAAATATTGGTAACTGTGTTTCTTTAGAAGATAATAAGCTTATTGGCCTGAAATCTCATGATTGTCATGTTCTAATGCAACAATTGCTATCAGTAGCATTGAGAAATCTTTTACCTAAAGGTCCATGTAGTGCTCTATTTCTGTTGTGTGCATTTTACAATGAATTATGTCAAAGAGTGTTAGACAGGAACCGTTTAGAACAACTCGAGGAGAATATTGCTGAAACTCTATGCATGTTGGAAAAGTACTTTTCACCCGTTTTTTTCACTATCTCGGTTCATTTGACAATTCATTTAGCAAGAGAGGCTCGCTTGTGTGGGCCTGTCCAATTCCGTTGGATGTATCCATTTGAAAG ATTTATGAAAACACTTAAAGAGTATGTGAAGAACCGAGCAAGGCCATAG
- the LOC140978659 gene encoding uncharacterized protein isoform X3 → MKGKQRYNHTMSRRGYARLAHIMEKTSSADIPITRTKVWVEGHKKKNGQLSGEAVGEKMKEIEECAPESQNTTNIAEDAISLVFGKEIRGRVRGMGFGVTPSKVGASLQQNETFKQLQSMMHNLQQEVQQMRLIVFQNMRQQNEQEQVGSGGSIGIGNDIGSGCDINRPKKSVKFKECESWRYT, encoded by the exons ATGAAGGGAAAGCAAAGATACAACCACACAATGAGCAGGAGAGGTTATGCCCGTTTGGCTCACATTAtg GAGAAAACAAGTTCTGCTGATATACCAATTACAAGAACAAAAGTATGGGTGGAAGGCCATAAGAAGAAAAATGGACAACTTAGTGGTGAAGCTGTTGGAGAAAAAATg aaagaaatagaagaatgTGCACCTGAATCTCAAAACACTACTAACATTGCTGAGGATGCAATTAGCCTTGTATTTGGGAAGGAAATTCGAGGTAGAGTGCGTGGAATGGGCTTTGGAGTTACACCTTCAAAAGTTGGAGCATCTTTGCAACAAAATGAAACTTTTAAACAACTTCAAAGTATGATGCACAACCTTCAACAAGAAGTGCAACAAATGAGGTTAATTGTTTTCCAAAATATGAGGCAACAAAATGAGCAAGAACAG GTTGGTAGTGGTGGCAGTATTGGGATTGGGAATGATATTGGCAGCGGCTGTGATATCAATCGTCCCAAAAAAAGTG TCAAATTTAAAGAATGTGAGTCATGGAGATATACCTGA
- the LOC140978659 gene encoding uncharacterized protein isoform X1, translated as MKGKQRYNHTMSRRGYARLAHIMEKTSSADIPITRTKVWVEGHKKKNGQLSGEAVGEKMKEIEECAPESQNTTNIAEDAISLVFGKEIRGRVRGMGFGVTPSKVGASLQQNETFKQLQSMMHNLQQEVQQMRLIVFQNMRQQNEQEQVGSGGSIGIGNDIGSGCDINRPKKSGNADNVNQHQVASRSNLKNVSHGDIPENTKCKLLHWCGDGVVAEGRIAFTDPTVKVHHVLLGGSCWKVWVDRVLVEQVDLIQPNSEMIFLDDAVGSTVVWFSKFIVLCD; from the exons ATGAAGGGAAAGCAAAGATACAACCACACAATGAGCAGGAGAGGTTATGCCCGTTTGGCTCACATTAtg GAGAAAACAAGTTCTGCTGATATACCAATTACAAGAACAAAAGTATGGGTGGAAGGCCATAAGAAGAAAAATGGACAACTTAGTGGTGAAGCTGTTGGAGAAAAAATg aaagaaatagaagaatgTGCACCTGAATCTCAAAACACTACTAACATTGCTGAGGATGCAATTAGCCTTGTATTTGGGAAGGAAATTCGAGGTAGAGTGCGTGGAATGGGCTTTGGAGTTACACCTTCAAAAGTTGGAGCATCTTTGCAACAAAATGAAACTTTTAAACAACTTCAAAGTATGATGCACAACCTTCAACAAGAAGTGCAACAAATGAGGTTAATTGTTTTCCAAAATATGAGGCAACAAAATGAGCAAGAACAG GTTGGTAGTGGTGGCAGTATTGGGATTGGGAATGATATTGGCAGCGGCTGTGATATCAATCGTCCCAAAAAAAGTGGTAATGCTGATAATGTGAACCAACATCAAGTTGCATCTCGG TCAAATTTAAAGAATGTGAGTCATGGAGATATACCTGAAAATACTAAATGTAAGTTGCTTCATTGGTGTGGTGATGGAGTTGTTGCTGAAGGTCGAATTGCATTCACAGATCCAACGGTAAAAGTGCATCACGTTCTTCTTGGTGGATCTTGTTGGAAAGTTTGGGTTGATAGAGTTCTTGTGGAGCAGGTAGACTTAATTCAACCGAATTCTGAAATGATTTTTCTGGATGATGCAGTTGGAAGCACAGTAGTATGGTTTTCTAAATTTATCGTTTTGTGTGACTGA